DNA sequence from the Nitrososphaerota archaeon genome:
GTTATCCAAACATGCCGAAGATAGAATTGTTGGAAAAATGGATCAACCGCTATTGGAATTACTGGATGTGCGAGTGGAGAGAAACTCGTTTGGACGACAACGCGACTCATTTGAGACAGAAATCTCTGCACAGCCAATAGGAATACCAAAATCCCACGGCGTGTTTATTCGGGCACCATCAATTGAAGGAATTGGCAAGGACGTTCAGACAATCTCAAAGTATAATGAAAAAGTGGTTGCGGTAAAACAAGGAAATATTTTGGGTGTTGCATTTCATCCGGAGCTGACCGGTGACGTTTCATGGCACCGATACTTTGTATCAATGATAAAGCCACAAAATAACAACCATAAACCACAAAACCAAAAACCCAAACAAAACAACCAAAAACCAAAGCAGCAAAATATTCCAAAACCTAAACCGCAAAACAACAAAAAATAACCTCATCGATAATATTATTCTGGATTTTGTAGTGCATCATTGGATGATCAGCTGTTACACATAAGAAGAGCATTTGGAATTCTATTTGTTTTGGTGTCCGCGGCAGTATCTGTCGCATCCACACTTAGCTTGATAATTTCACTGGAGAACTATCCTGTGTTTTGGTATGCCATTGTATGGACTACCTCATTTGGTATTCCATTTGGTGCGTATTTTGCAAAATCTAGAGCAAAACTGATGATGATTAGACAGCGAATGAAAAACAGCGTTAGCTGGTCCACACCAGTCAAAGCAGTAAATGGATTATGCTGGGCTTTGCCTTTTGCACTAATTGGTATTTTTCCATCATTAATTCAGTACCTGATATTGTTTGGGATAGGACTTGGAAATCTTTCCACATACATCCTTATGCGAAAATTCAGTGGAGTGACAAATAACGAGCAATTGATGGTAGGTGCTGTATCGTTGGCTTTTATTCCAGCTGCAGTACAAATTGATCAAACAATATTTTTGCATAATCAACCGTTTGCAGTATTTTTATCTAGAATACTGATTGCGATATCGTATGCACTGGGTGGAATTTTTGCACTGTTGTCTAGGAAATAATTGTAAAACAAATAATGTCTGTAATCTTTACTGAATTCTATGCATTGGAATTAAATCCTTTGCAAATATTTTAAGCGACTCTTGAATCTCTTTTGATATGGAATCTTTTAGTGATAACCCTTTTGATTTCTTTTCATTCCAGACCTTGGAATTGAATTCCTCAATTTCTTTTGTGTACTGACTCATGTCTAGAAAGCCTTCTGGCTTTGGACGCTTTTGTCTGTGAATTGTTTCATTAGAGTATAGTTCCTGCCAGAGATGATCCGTGATAAATGGAGAAATTGGTGCAAGCAAGAGCAGTATTGTGGATAAAACCCTGTGTAATGTGTAAATTGCCGCATTTTTTTCTGCCTCTGTAAAACCTTCACCGTATGCACGCGCCTTTACCATCTCGATATAGTGAGCTGCAAACAGATTCCAGGTGAATTCACGAATTGCTATTGCAGGCACAAAAAAGTTGTATTCAGAGTAGCCTTTTTGGCATTCTACAATGACTCGGTCCAATTCTGATAGGATCCACTTATCTGTAGCAGTTGGTTCTGCCTTTTCTATTATATCATAGCTAGAAATGAACCGAGATACATTCCAAAGCTTGGATAGGAATTTTTTTGTTGCCTCTATTTTCTGCTCAGAGCACCTAAAGTCATAACCGTGATTGATCTCTGATGCACTCCAAAATCGAAAAGTATCTGCGCCAAATTTTTCAATTATTGGTAGTGGGTCTACTGCATTGCCTTTACTCTTTGACATTTTCATTCCTTTCTCATCCAGACCATATCCCATTATCCAGGCCTCAGACCATGGACTGGAACCTGTGAGCTGATCGCATCGCAATATTGTATAGTACAACCAGGTTCGAACAATATCTTTAGCCTGCGGTCGTAGAGTTGCTGGATAGGTCTTTTTAAAAAATTCTGAATCCTTGTTGTACTTTGAGATGAATAATGGTGAGACTGATGAGTCCATCCAAGTATCAAATGTTCTAGTTTCGCCAACAAATTCTTTAGCTCCACATTTTTTGCACTGCTCAAATGGTGCAGGATCTAACCATGGTTTGTAGTATTTTCCGGGAGTTGGTACATGTGGATCCGAGCAGGCCTTGCAGTACCAGATTGGGATTTCTGTTCCATAATATCGTCTTCTGGATATAGGCCAGTCAATTGATATGGAGTCTAGCCAGTTCATCAGGATTTGTTTGTGCATGTCTGGATAAAATTTGATTTTCTGTCCAATTTCGCGAATTTTTTCTATAACGTCAATCTGTTTTACGTAATATTCCTCCATGGGTATGATTTCAATTGGAATTTTACTGCGCTCAGAAACCGGCGTTCTGTGAGTAATTTCCTCGATTTTCTCAACTAGGCTGGCATTTTGCAAGTCTTCGATTATCTGGTTTCTTGCCTGCTTGACTTTGAGGCCTGCATATTTCCCTGCAGATTCTGTCATCAAGCCGTTCATACCAATTGCAACAATTTCTTCTAGTTTCATTTCTCGAAATAGAGCAACGTCGTTTTGGTCACCATATGAACAGACCATGACAGCGCCGGAACCAAATTCCTTCTGTGCAGAGTGATGCGTCCTAATTGTGACTTCTCTGTTTATTACTGGAACGATGATTTTTTTGTCAACAACATCTTGGTATCTTGAGTCATCTGGATTTACTATTACTGTCTGACATGCACATAGCAGTTCCGGTCTGGTACTAGCTATGATGATTTCTCTATCTGAATCTTTGATTTTGAATTTCATATATACTAGCTTGGTTGGAATGTCTTGATATTGGATTTCTGCATCTGCAATCGTGGTGCCAGAAACCCAGTCGTAGTTGTTTGGGCGAGTTGCCTTGTAGACTGTTCCACGATTCCATAATTCAATAAACGTTGATTGTGTTAAGATTCTATATTCTTCAGAATCGGTTCTGTAATAGTTTGCAAAATTTCCAGAGAGTCCTAGGCTCTTCATAATCTGTAGCATTTCGGCTTCTAAGTCGTCTAGAGAACTTTTGCATAATTCTAGGAATTTGCTTCGCTCTGTTTCCTGCATTCGAATGTTGTGCTTTTTTTCTGTGTACAGTTCCACTGGCAGTCCATTTCTGTCTATGCCTATTGGAAAATACACATGATTGCCGTTCATTCGCGCAGTTCTAGCTACCATGTCTATCTGGGAATAGTGAGCTGCAGCCCCAATGTGCCAAGGCCTGCCTGACGGATATGGAGGAGGTGTGTCTATGACAAAGTTCTTGTTTTCAGGCACAAAATCGTACAGGCCAGAGTCTACCCACTGTTTTAGGATCTTTGCTTCAAGCTCTGGATTCCATGCAGTTTCTTTGATTTTTGGTTCCATGACTAGTACTTGGAAATCTTGGAAATCAGATGTGCGCCCTTGTTGTATCCTTCGTAAATGTATACGCCCACCGCTTCAATGTTCTTTGGTAGCTTGGGCACTAGAAGCTTGATTATCTCAGTAGAGAGAGTTTCAACTGTAGCTTCGCCTTCCAAGAGAAAGGTGGTATTTTTTGGTACTTGCATGTCAAACATTCCCTTTGGTCCCTCAAATGATATTCTATAATGTGATTGGTCTTCTGATTTGACATATTTTCTGTGGATAAAGAACTTGTGATCCAAAATTCCAATTACTTGCTTGATGATTCTCTTCGCCTCACCAAAATCTATTAGCAAATTATTTTTCATATCTCCTACTAATTCCACCAGTACATTTGAGGTATGTCCGTGCAAAAGGGAACATTTTTCCACTAATGGCAAAATATGCGCATAGTCAAACGCAAACGATGGATCATCAATGAAGATAGATCC
Encoded proteins:
- a CDS encoding valine--tRNA ligase, whose amino-acid sequence is MEPKIKETAWNPELEAKILKQWVDSGLYDFVPENKNFVIDTPPPYPSGRPWHIGAAAHYSQIDMVARTARMNGNHVYFPIGIDRNGLPVELYTEKKHNIRMQETERSKFLELCKSSLDDLEAEMLQIMKSLGLSGNFANYYRTDSEEYRILTQSTFIELWNRGTVYKATRPNNYDWVSGTTIADAEIQYQDIPTKLVYMKFKIKDSDREIIIASTRPELLCACQTVIVNPDDSRYQDVVDKKIIVPVINREVTIRTHHSAQKEFGSGAVMVCSYGDQNDVALFREMKLEEIVAIGMNGLMTESAGKYAGLKVKQARNQIIEDLQNASLVEKIEEITHRTPVSERSKIPIEIIPMEEYYVKQIDVIEKIREIGQKIKFYPDMHKQILMNWLDSISIDWPISRRRYYGTEIPIWYCKACSDPHVPTPGKYYKPWLDPAPFEQCKKCGAKEFVGETRTFDTWMDSSVSPLFISKYNKDSEFFKKTYPATLRPQAKDIVRTWLYYTILRCDQLTGSSPWSEAWIMGYGLDEKGMKMSKSKGNAVDPLPIIEKFGADTFRFWSASEINHGYDFRCSEQKIEATKKFLSKLWNVSRFISSYDIIEKAEPTATDKWILSELDRVIVECQKGYSEYNFFVPAIAIREFTWNLFAAHYIEMVKARAYGEGFTEAEKNAAIYTLHRVLSTILLLLAPISPFITDHLWQELYSNETIHRQKRPKPEGFLDMSQYTKEIEEFNSKVWNEKKSKGLSLKDSISKEIQESLKIFAKDLIPMHRIQ
- the pdxT gene encoding pyridoxal 5'-phosphate synthase glutaminase subunit PdxT; this encodes MSVNVGVLGIQGDVAENIAATRAALGRAGIKGIVRQVKTSLEISKLDALILPGGESTMMGQMTLVNGAIKTIKDKIQKGMPVFGICAGLILLSKHAEDRIVGKMDQPLLELLDVRVERNSFGRQRDSFETEISAQPIGIPKSHGVFIRAPSIEGIGKDVQTISKYNEKVVAVKQGNILGVAFHPELTGDVSWHRYFVSMIKPQNNNHKPQNQKPKQNNQKPKQQNIPKPKPQNNKK
- a CDS encoding 6-pyruvoyl tetrahydropterin synthase, which gives rise to MTLDNSTILDADFRYIDKNGTLLKSRTELSIAQMLSFLGTSYEYQHKMRLSSGKTVQVNFKTSDDKLIVVIDSESDIAKYKEIKSENHTIMAIGHPQLAAKLKELEEIVFYDTKDAQSGSIFIDDPSFAFDYAHILPLVEKCSLLHGHTSNVLVELVGDMKNNLLIDFGEAKRIIKQVIGILDHKFFIHRKYVKSEDQSHYRISFEGPKGMFDMQVPKNTTFLLEGEATVETLSTEIIKLLVPKLPKNIEAVGVYIYEGYNKGAHLISKISKY